CGAGGAGGAGAACCTCATCGAGCCCTCCAGCCAGGGCGCGATCACGACCGAGCAGACCAGCGAGTTCGTCAACGACCTCGACGACAAGATCGACGAGATCATCGACAAGCTCGAGGGGATGAAGATCGAAGGCGCCGCGGAGATCGAAGGCTGACTTCGTTCGGAGCTACAGTTCCGGCACGGCGAGGTGGAACTCGCGGTTTCTGGCCTCGACGAGACACAGGTGGAAGCCGCTCTTCCGCGAGAGGTTCACGAAGCTCTTGCGTTTGTCGCGGCTGAACAGTCCACTCGACGTCTCCTCTTCTGCGGTCTCCAGTGCGCCGGGCTCGAAGAAGCTCTCGGTCACCAGGAAGGCCCCGGCCAGCGAGTCGCTCGATCCGCCGACCCGCTCGGACCGCGTGACGAGCTCGGTCATCATCGACTGCGTCGCCGGGTCCCGCGAGTCGTTGATGTTGGCGACGACCAGCGGGTTGCCCATCCGGTCGCGGACGACGACGTCGAACCCGACCTGGGTACGCTGGGTCTCGCCGTCCTCCGTGTACTCCACGCTGATCTGCCCGTTGAGCTCGGCGCGGTCGACCTTCGGGAGCGCGTCGTAGAGGTCGGTCATCGTGTCGGCGTTGCCCGTGTCCCGGATCTCGTAGATCAGGTTCCGGACCAGCCAGTCGACGAACCGATACCGGACGGTCTCCTGGAGGAACTCGTCGAAGGACTGCTCGCCGACGGCGGTCGAATCGGCGTCGAACTGGGTGTGGTACTCAAGCCGGAGGTTCGAGTCGACCGTCGACCGGTCCGCGTCGCCGCCGTGAGCCGTCTCCAGCGTCGCCTCCCCCTTCGAGTCGTAGCGGACGAAGAGATTGGTCTGGTCGATGGCCTCGGCGGGGCCCAGGCGCGTCTCCGCGTCGGCCGTCGCGCTGTCCTCGGCGAGTTCCTCGACCCGCCGCTCCAGACGCTCGATCTCGTCGCGGGCCGCAGCCAGGTCGGCCTGAAGCTCGTCGCGCTCGGCCGCCAGGTCGTCGCGCTCCTCCCGCAACTGGTCGCGTTCGGACTCGACGCGGGCGAGTTCGCTCTCCAGGTCGTCGGCCCGCTCGTGGGCCTCCGCCAGGTCGGCCCGGAGGTCACCGTCCCCCCCGCCCGTTGACCGCCCGGCGTCGGCGGGGGCGTCAGCAGCCTGTGGATCGCCCGCGGTCGACGGCTCGCTCGCCCGCTCCGGACCGGCGCCGGCATTCCCGGTCGGTTCGACCGATTCGTCGCGGGCGGCGGTCCCGGTCGACTCGCCGCCCGCCGGCCGGCCGTCCGCCGACGAGGGTTCGGCGTCGACGTGCGCCGTCGCGTCGCCGCTCTCCCCGACTGGTTCCGGTCGGGCGCCGGGAACGCCGGCGCTCGCCGCCTCGGTCTGGGCCGGGTCCAGCGAGGGGATCGAACGGACCTCGAGGTCGGCGGCGCCGCCGGCGCTACCGGCCGCCGGTCCCGCCTGTTCGGACGCGGCGGCCGCGTCGCCCGACGAACCTCCGGACGCCCCGTCCGCTGCCGAGGACGCGCCGGCAGTCGGCGATCGCGTCCTGTCCGCAGCGTCCGCACCGCGTCCCCGGTCGGCCGAGGACGGCGCCCGGCCGGCGTCGTCGGTCGCGCCCGATTGCGACCGCTCGGTGCGCCGCCGGTGCTCAGCCGCCTCGCTGCGCGCCTCGGACCCCGTTCGGTCCGCGCCGTCCCCGGCCGGACGCCGGTCGGCGCCGGACTGCTGGACGCCCGCGTCGTCGGTGCCCTGTTCACCGGTCCGCGCGTCGCCGTCCGCTCCTCGCTGCTGCCCCGCCTCGCGAGTGGTCGTCCCGTCCGTGGCTGATCGGTCGGCACCGGATTCGTCGGTCGCCGCGGACGA
This genomic interval from Halomicrobium urmianum contains the following:
- a CDS encoding DUF7527 domain-containing protein, encoding MVMRTVEQVDDWDTVPFSGGYGGLRDLADDDFSGVVTSGPAKLFMLGGSVIGVLEGSIEAFEDADGTARRAPHRALPLLALMQERSDEVRAKYYTEDTSIAEVDRTLSDGGFTGYVELSENVLSGDYYQVYHQGRSMSVAWVGSAERLVTDDDAFEQANDEVGIFEVRPADVDVIDIPNSGGVDAGSAGSSTANAAAGDSTPDGTAGAAGDSTPDATAGTDGSVDSPTGAASGADAGESVRSAADEPADDAGTTTGIDAGSAPAGAKAAGGRSAGRDGSGVGEAGDSADREAGADAGSGTTDTSARESAASDGRASARNASTAESGRSGSRPERRDRETTDSSAATDESGADRSATDGTTTREAGQQRGADGDARTGEQGTDDAGVQQSGADRRPAGDGADRTGSEARSEAAEHRRRTERSQSGATDDAGRAPSSADRGRGADAADRTRSPTAGASSAADGASGGSSGDAAAASEQAGPAAGSAGGAADLEVRSIPSLDPAQTEAASAGVPGARPEPVGESGDATAHVDAEPSSADGRPAGGESTGTAARDESVEPTGNAGAGPERASEPSTAGDPQAADAPADAGRSTGGGDGDLRADLAEAHERADDLESELARVESERDQLREERDDLAAERDELQADLAAARDEIERLERRVEELAEDSATADAETRLGPAEAIDQTNLFVRYDSKGEATLETAHGGDADRSTVDSNLRLEYHTQFDADSTAVGEQSFDEFLQETVRYRFVDWLVRNLIYEIRDTGNADTMTDLYDALPKVDRAELNGQISVEYTEDGETQRTQVGFDVVVRDRMGNPLVVANINDSRDPATQSMMTELVTRSERVGGSSDSLAGAFLVTESFFEPGALETAEEETSSGLFSRDKRKSFVNLSRKSGFHLCLVEARNREFHLAVPEL